The Fimbriimonas ginsengisoli Gsoil 348 genome window below encodes:
- a CDS encoding DUF899 domain-containing protein → MITESIPHPKVASQDEWLAARKALLKHEKEVTRQRDRVHAELRRLPMVKIEKEYRFDGPEGNRSLLDLFEGQHQLIVYHFMFDPAWDNGCMGCTSFVDALGDLSMLKERKTHFVLISRAPLEKLEAYKAKRGWDRPWYSSFGSDFNYDFHVTHDESVAPIEYNYQTKEELQARRGPDPIKGEDHGLSVFFRVGDEVYHTYSTYARGTESLTDTYQLLDVTPYGRQEDWEDSPAGWPQKPTYG, encoded by the coding sequence ATGATCACCGAAAGCATCCCGCACCCGAAAGTAGCCTCGCAAGACGAGTGGCTGGCCGCGCGGAAGGCGCTTCTCAAGCACGAGAAGGAAGTCACCCGGCAGCGCGACCGCGTGCATGCGGAGCTCCGCCGACTGCCGATGGTCAAGATCGAGAAGGAGTATCGGTTCGACGGGCCGGAAGGGAATCGGAGCCTCCTCGATCTGTTCGAAGGGCAGCATCAGCTCATCGTCTACCACTTCATGTTCGACCCGGCGTGGGACAACGGCTGTATGGGTTGCACCAGCTTCGTAGACGCCCTCGGCGACCTGTCGATGCTGAAGGAGCGCAAAACGCACTTTGTTCTGATTTCGCGAGCGCCGCTAGAAAAGCTGGAAGCCTACAAAGCGAAGCGCGGCTGGGATCGCCCGTGGTACTCCTCGTTCGGAAGTGACTTCAACTACGACTTCCATGTCACGCACGACGAGAGCGTGGCGCCGATCGAATACAACTACCAAACCAAAGAGGAGCTGCAAGCCCGCCGCGGCCCGGATCCGATCAAAGGTGAAGATCACGGCCTGAGCGTCTTCTTCCGAGTCGGCGACGAGGTCTATCACACCTACTCCACGTACGCTCGCGGCACGGAATCGCTCACCGACACTTACCAACTCCTCGACGTAACCCCCTACGGCCGCCAAGAAGACTGGGAAGACTCCCCCGCCGGTTGGCCTCAAAAGCCGACGTACGGCTAG
- a CDS encoding GNAT family N-acetyltransferase, which translates to MDREIKFQMDAEGVDWEALTRSLIADDFSNGRTPDELRRSFENSHVVCFARVNGQVVGKGRLLSDSVCNAYLVDMWTSSNFRRRGIARTILSNLVGSVPGQHVYLQADDDLVDFYEKLGFHPHPNGMARVEGAWLNRV; encoded by the coding sequence ATGGATCGGGAAATTAAGTTTCAAATGGATGCGGAAGGAGTCGACTGGGAGGCGTTGACCCGGTCGCTCATTGCTGACGACTTCAGCAACGGGCGCACTCCGGACGAACTGAGGCGGTCGTTTGAGAACAGTCACGTGGTCTGCTTTGCCCGCGTGAACGGGCAGGTAGTCGGGAAGGGACGTTTGCTGAGCGACAGCGTCTGCAACGCCTACTTGGTCGACATGTGGACATCGTCGAATTTCCGCAGGCGCGGAATCGCCCGGACGATCCTGTCGAACCTCGTGGGATCGGTCCCCGGTCAGCACGTCTACTTGCAGGCCGACGACGACCTCGTCGATTTCTACGAGAAGCTCGGCTTCCACCCGCATCCGAACGGTATGGCGAGGGTAGAAGGCGCTTGGCTGAATCGGGTGTAG
- the rplU gene encoding 50S ribosomal protein L21, which yields MYVIVKTGGKQYKAAKNDVLIVEKLEGEAGTAVELSEVLLVVDGENTTVGSPLIKGALVRGEIIRQAKGPKIEAFNYKPKKNERKRWGHRQPQTHLRITEVLAGS from the coding sequence ATGTACGTAATCGTAAAGACCGGCGGCAAGCAGTATAAGGCGGCCAAGAACGACGTCCTCATCGTCGAGAAACTGGAGGGCGAGGCGGGAACGGCTGTCGAGCTGTCCGAAGTCCTTTTAGTGGTGGACGGCGAGAATACGACCGTCGGTTCGCCGCTCATCAAGGGCGCGCTCGTTCGCGGAGAGATCATCCGACAGGCGAAGGGACCCAAGATCGAGGCGTTCAACTACAAGCCCAAGAAGAACGAGCGAAAGCGCTGGGGTCACCGCCAGCCGCAAACTCATCTCCGCATCACGGAAGTTCTGGCAGGCAGCTAA
- a CDS encoding M48 family metallopeptidase, with protein sequence MRFPRLLALVLWLVATACVPAQMPERVSEGRLLGATEHRVLSRLSTYLGFPNTPIDHGLVVSVYLSASSGEILMVGPPSGNAQEYASFLAKWSKCVGNPVSVQWSPESDGAAARLRWGHGTFGIEHGEQAVPVGNLVQSLRQNRWDAKVALRYVLHAVPPGARTPEDSTRTYASFDVSNVEANFVARPTVTLPTGIGLLFWVFVGFVPVVTSLGFLAAGIVASRKNLPLPMRRRYYSKLVRYTSTGGVGIHAPFAFYLIYSGALKPIADLWFGSTTLSTVMIPFLILPMVVLAPAAKAMSGLEKKLFGATEEEKSKLPAPMPVAPEALARRARFRQATSVVRYVGIATLLASQAFLNQKVAWRPAPIVFGLVLLFLAESIVRPFLKAKPGDYAEKYRDAGLDAEARDLAALMGTEVQLVQVDRSPAGVLYPNARIDRKGNVTVTARAMQILEPAERRFLLAHELAHHKLGHVKTRLLKVTIPLLACSLPMFYVFLMLFGAPRVFAPGVGFGLAVLGSFYSLLFGQKIRKRHELEADALAVQTTGDLSAAENTLSKLALGSPMPHMHELDELASHPALSRRIENLRAAIS encoded by the coding sequence ATGCGGTTTCCTAGGCTCCTGGCGCTGGTCTTGTGGTTGGTTGCGACGGCTTGCGTCCCGGCGCAGATGCCGGAGCGCGTCAGTGAAGGGCGCCTCCTCGGGGCCACGGAGCATCGGGTGCTGAGCCGGCTCAGCACCTATCTTGGATTTCCGAACACGCCGATCGATCACGGCCTCGTGGTGAGCGTCTATCTTTCGGCCTCCTCGGGTGAGATCCTGATGGTTGGACCTCCCAGCGGAAATGCCCAAGAGTACGCGAGTTTCTTGGCTAAATGGTCGAAGTGCGTGGGGAACCCGGTATCGGTGCAGTGGTCTCCGGAAAGCGACGGGGCGGCCGCGCGTCTCCGATGGGGGCATGGAACCTTCGGAATCGAACACGGGGAGCAAGCCGTACCGGTTGGAAATCTTGTCCAGTCGCTCCGTCAAAACCGGTGGGATGCCAAGGTCGCCCTCCGATATGTTCTGCACGCCGTTCCGCCGGGAGCGCGGACTCCGGAGGACTCCACCCGCACCTACGCGAGCTTCGACGTTTCCAACGTCGAAGCTAATTTCGTGGCCAGACCGACGGTCACTTTGCCGACCGGTATCGGCTTACTCTTTTGGGTCTTCGTGGGGTTTGTTCCGGTGGTTACCTCGCTTGGGTTCTTGGCGGCGGGGATCGTGGCTTCGCGGAAGAATCTGCCCTTGCCGATGCGCCGCCGCTACTACTCGAAGCTCGTCCGCTACACCTCGACCGGCGGCGTCGGCATCCACGCTCCGTTCGCTTTCTATCTCATCTACTCCGGGGCGCTAAAGCCGATCGCGGACTTGTGGTTTGGGAGCACAACTCTCTCCACCGTAATGATTCCGTTTTTGATCCTCCCGATGGTCGTACTCGCCCCGGCGGCCAAGGCAATGAGCGGATTGGAGAAGAAGCTGTTTGGCGCGACGGAGGAAGAGAAGTCGAAGCTTCCGGCTCCGATGCCGGTCGCCCCCGAAGCTCTTGCCCGCCGAGCCCGCTTCCGGCAGGCGACCTCCGTCGTTCGATATGTCGGAATCGCGACCTTGCTAGCGTCGCAAGCATTTCTGAATCAAAAGGTTGCCTGGCGACCAGCGCCGATCGTTTTCGGGTTGGTCTTGCTTTTCTTGGCGGAAAGCATCGTCCGCCCGTTCCTAAAGGCAAAACCGGGAGACTACGCCGAGAAGTATCGTGACGCCGGCCTCGACGCAGAGGCGAGAGATCTGGCCGCCCTGATGGGGACCGAGGTTCAGCTTGTTCAGGTCGATCGGAGTCCGGCGGGGGTGCTGTACCCGAACGCCCGGATCGACCGGAAAGGGAATGTCACCGTAACCGCCCGGGCCATGCAGATCCTCGAGCCGGCGGAGCGCCGGTTCCTGTTGGCACACGAACTCGCCCACCATAAACTGGGCCACGTCAAAACCCGCCTGCTTAAGGTGACGATACCGTTGCTCGCATGCTCGCTCCCGATGTTTTACGTGTTCTTGATGCTGTTCGGCGCGCCGCGCGTCTTCGCTCCCGGAGTCGGTTTCGGCCTTGCCGTGCTCGGTTCGTTTTACTCGCTGTTGTTTGGTCAAAAGATCCGTAAGCGGCATGAGTTGGAGGCGGACGCATTGGCGGTTCAGACGACCGGCGACTTGTCCGCCGCCGAAAACACGCTGAGCAAGCTCGCCCTCGGTTCTCCGATGCCGCACATGCACGAGCTGGACGAATTGGCGAGCCATCCTGCCCTTTCGCGTCGGATCGAGAACCTCCGGGCCGCCATATCCTAG
- a CDS encoding YciI family protein codes for MKYMLLIYGDENALNADEMRQCYVESTQVANDLHAEGKFLDTGALHHSSKTASVRVRDGQRLVTDGPFTETHEQLGGFFLVDAKDQNEAIELAGRIPGARRGIVEVRPVVELSGLPEV; via the coding sequence ATGAAATACATGCTGCTCATCTACGGCGACGAAAATGCTCTGAACGCGGACGAAATGCGGCAATGCTACGTCGAGTCGACTCAGGTCGCAAATGACCTTCACGCCGAAGGGAAGTTCCTCGATACCGGCGCGCTGCACCACTCTTCGAAGACGGCCAGCGTCCGCGTTCGAGACGGCCAACGTCTCGTGACCGACGGGCCCTTTACGGAAACGCACGAGCAGCTTGGCGGCTTCTTCCTGGTAGACGCCAAGGATCAGAACGAGGCGATCGAACTTGCCGGCCGGATTCCTGGCGCCCGCCGAGGGATCGTCGAGGTCCGTCCCGTCGTCGAGTTATCGGGGCTGCCGGAGGTTTAA
- the fusA gene encoding elongation factor G — protein MKQYSPDKIRNVAIVGHGGAGKTMLVEHLLYTAGATDRVGSVDAGNTQSDYDPLEIRRKISLNASIVPIEWHGCKINLIDVPGYPDFIGDLHGVARVVESMIIVCEAKRDLDVGFDLAFEVAQEHGLATCIFVNKLERDNADFEGLMETLHERFGRKVVSTQIPIGHQAAFSGVLDLLNMKVYKGKDRGVEIEEVPSGYTEEAAERRDKMMDAAAEGDDDLAMKYLEGESLSEEEIEHGLLVGIETGRVIPVLVGSAMSGIGVATLLDRICGELPSPIDLPKMVPTPDGESIKIETDPAGPLAAFVFKTTADPFVGKINFIRVFSGTLKADQHVLNVNRESDERVHNLFYPHGKGQENATEVVAGDIAAVAKLAHTHTGDTLSTAKDRIMLPPINFPESIYRVAIVPVTKADEDKLGTALGRLLEEDPTLRHTRDTATHQEILEGMGDIHLDTVVEKLKAKFGVNVKTEEARVPYRETVKSQAKAQGRHKRQTGGKGQFGDCWIELEPLGRGEGFVFENKVVGGAIPKNFIPAIEKGIREAMDHGLVAGYPAVDLKVIVYDGSYHDVDSSEMAFKTAGALALRAAAEKAQPVVLEPTLTVDVDVPDECVGDVVGDLNGRRGRLQGMDPIGAGRTRVHASVPMSTMTRYALDLRSITKGRGRFSQRIDQYDEIPYPEQQTLMAEYAKRRSAEAEH, from the coding sequence GTGAAACAATATTCCCCCGATAAGATTCGTAATGTGGCCATTGTAGGCCACGGCGGTGCGGGCAAAACGATGCTCGTGGAACACTTGCTCTACACCGCCGGAGCGACCGACCGGGTTGGCAGCGTGGACGCCGGGAACACGCAGAGCGACTACGACCCACTCGAAATCCGGCGAAAGATCTCGCTCAACGCGAGCATCGTGCCGATCGAATGGCACGGCTGCAAAATCAACCTCATCGACGTCCCGGGCTATCCCGATTTCATAGGAGACCTCCACGGAGTAGCCCGAGTGGTCGAGTCGATGATCATCGTTTGCGAGGCGAAGCGCGACCTCGACGTGGGCTTTGACCTGGCCTTCGAAGTCGCCCAAGAGCACGGCCTCGCCACCTGCATCTTCGTCAACAAACTGGAGCGGGACAACGCCGACTTCGAGGGGCTGATGGAGACGCTTCACGAGCGGTTCGGCCGCAAGGTGGTCAGCACCCAGATCCCGATCGGCCACCAAGCCGCCTTCAGCGGAGTCCTCGACCTGCTGAATATGAAGGTTTACAAAGGAAAAGACCGCGGCGTCGAGATCGAGGAAGTCCCTTCCGGCTACACCGAGGAAGCGGCCGAGCGGCGCGACAAAATGATGGACGCCGCCGCCGAAGGCGACGACGACCTCGCGATGAAGTACCTCGAGGGCGAGTCGCTTTCCGAAGAAGAGATCGAGCACGGGCTGCTCGTAGGAATCGAGACCGGCCGCGTCATCCCGGTCCTCGTCGGATCCGCGATGAGCGGAATCGGAGTCGCGACCCTTCTCGACCGGATTTGCGGCGAGCTTCCGTCGCCGATCGACCTCCCGAAGATGGTCCCGACGCCCGACGGCGAATCCATCAAGATCGAGACCGATCCCGCCGGACCGCTGGCCGCGTTCGTATTCAAAACCACCGCCGACCCGTTCGTCGGAAAGATCAACTTCATCCGCGTCTTCAGCGGCACCCTCAAGGCGGACCAGCACGTCCTGAACGTCAACCGCGAGTCCGACGAGCGCGTGCACAACCTCTTCTATCCCCACGGAAAAGGCCAAGAGAACGCGACCGAGGTCGTCGCCGGCGACATCGCCGCCGTAGCCAAGCTCGCGCACACCCACACCGGCGACACACTGAGCACCGCGAAAGACCGGATCATGCTCCCGCCGATCAACTTTCCCGAGTCGATCTACCGCGTGGCGATCGTTCCGGTCACCAAAGCCGACGAGGACAAGCTCGGCACCGCCCTCGGCCGGCTGCTGGAAGAGGACCCCACGCTTCGGCACACTCGAGATACCGCGACCCACCAAGAGATCCTGGAAGGAATGGGCGATATCCACCTCGATACCGTGGTGGAGAAGCTCAAGGCAAAGTTCGGGGTTAACGTAAAGACCGAGGAGGCTCGGGTTCCCTACCGCGAAACCGTGAAGTCTCAGGCGAAAGCTCAAGGGCGTCACAAGCGGCAGACCGGCGGCAAAGGCCAGTTCGGCGACTGCTGGATCGAGCTCGAGCCGCTTGGGCGAGGCGAAGGGTTCGTATTCGAGAACAAAGTGGTCGGCGGCGCGATCCCGAAAAACTTCATCCCCGCCATCGAGAAGGGGATCCGCGAGGCGATGGACCACGGCCTCGTCGCCGGCTACCCAGCCGTCGACCTAAAGGTGATCGTCTATGACGGGAGCTACCACGACGTCGACTCGAGCGAAATGGCATTCAAAACCGCCGGCGCGCTCGCACTGAGGGCGGCGGCCGAGAAGGCGCAGCCGGTAGTTCTGGAGCCGACGCTCACCGTGGACGTGGATGTCCCCGACGAGTGCGTGGGAGACGTGGTGGGAGACCTGAACGGCCGTCGCGGCCGCCTCCAAGGCATGGACCCGATCGGCGCCGGCCGAACCCGCGTTCACGCATCGGTCCCCATGAGCACAATGACCCGCTACGCCCTCGACCTACGGTCGATCACCAAAGGCCGCGGCCGTTTCTCCCAAAGAATCGACCAATACGACGAGATCCCCTACCCCGAGCAGCAAACCCTAATGGCCGAATACGCCAAACGCCGCTCCGCCGAGGCCGAACACTAA
- the rpmA gene encoding 50S ribosomal protein L27: MAHKKGQGSSRNGRDSKPKMRGVKRYGGQVVKSGEILVRQCGTKFFPGPGVGIGNDFTLFALRAGQVKFEGPVGKRRVAVYESQVETEAAPVAVAA, from the coding sequence ATGGCACATAAGAAAGGTCAAGGATCATCCAGAAACGGCCGCGATAGCAAGCCGAAGATGCGCGGAGTCAAGCGCTACGGCGGTCAGGTCGTCAAGTCGGGCGAGATTCTCGTCCGCCAGTGCGGCACCAAGTTCTTCCCCGGCCCCGGCGTCGGCATCGGCAACGACTTCACCCTGTTCGCCCTGCGAGCCGGTCAAGTGAAGTTCGAAGGCCCGGTCGGCAAGCGACGCGTCGCGGTCTACGAGAGTCAAGTCGAAACCGAAGCGGCGCCGGTCGCCGTCGCAGCATAG
- a CDS encoding CBS domain-containing protein has product MTSGPACCQADTMIQEAAKMMIERDCGAIPVVDGGDHSMRVIGLITDRDITVRAVAAGKDPGQTAVREAMSHPVATINKSASLDECLHLMEQNQVRRMPVVDGSGCLVGIVAQADIARQPDGKVAELVQEVSKGFDSGHA; this is encoded by the coding sequence ATGACTTCGGGCCCGGCATGTTGTCAGGCCGATACGATGATCCAAGAAGCTGCGAAGATGATGATCGAGCGCGACTGCGGCGCCATCCCGGTCGTCGACGGCGGCGATCACTCGATGCGGGTCATCGGTCTCATCACGGACCGCGACATCACCGTCCGCGCGGTCGCGGCAGGCAAAGATCCGGGACAGACTGCGGTGCGAGAGGCGATGAGCCATCCCGTGGCGACCATTAACAAGAGCGCGTCTCTCGACGAGTGCCTCCACCTCATGGAGCAGAACCAGGTTCGGCGCATGCCGGTCGTCGACGGTAGCGGATGCCTGGTAGGGATCGTCGCCCAAGCCGATATCGCCCGCCAGCCCGACGGCAAGGTGGCAGAGTTGGTGCAAGAGGTCTCGAAGGGATTCGACTCCGGCCACGCCTAG
- a CDS encoding HNH endonuclease, with product MENVADDFSRGGKPPGNLEVLARLLPDLPTPAEAVLDPEEGVRAALRGLVERSLTGPFDFAVVLEDPQTCPNCGGAVSAPKSPYCSEVCRDTAAFVRQFRSSLLNGAIFERERQIGLGQALWKIQGGGYPLRQRLVTPKVLAKVIERDGGKCSVCGAPATEIDHVGSG from the coding sequence ATGGAGAACGTGGCCGACGACTTTTCGAGAGGCGGAAAGCCCCCGGGGAACCTGGAGGTATTGGCCCGGCTTCTACCCGATCTGCCCACGCCGGCCGAGGCGGTACTCGACCCTGAAGAAGGGGTAAGGGCGGCTCTTCGAGGCTTAGTCGAGCGCTCACTAACGGGCCCGTTCGACTTTGCGGTGGTATTGGAAGATCCGCAAACATGTCCAAACTGCGGAGGGGCGGTCTCCGCCCCCAAGAGCCCCTATTGCAGCGAAGTTTGCCGAGATACCGCCGCTTTCGTACGCCAGTTCCGAAGCTCCCTTCTGAACGGGGCGATCTTTGAGCGGGAACGGCAGATCGGGTTGGGGCAGGCGCTTTGGAAGATCCAGGGCGGCGGCTACCCTCTTCGGCAACGTCTCGTCACGCCGAAGGTGTTGGCAAAGGTGATCGAGCGAGATGGGGGCAAGTGCAGCGTTTGCGGGGCTCCCGCCACCGAGATCGACCACGTCGGCAGCGGGTGA
- a CDS encoding SDR family NAD(P)-dependent oxidoreductase, with translation MNRKRVLVTGSSRGIGRGIATRLAADGWAVALHYTAHREEAEKTAEAIQAIGVYQADLSDPANAQRLFDAVVADGELHAVVNNAGAYIQQSFLAEEEDFSREYRRLMALNLESPVRLMRAAGKLFASRGGGKILNVASRVGFKGEAMASIYAASKAGLINFTRSLAVELAPQNVGVFGIAPAWTDTVMAREGMDKRQSEVLATLPLGRMATPADCAACASFLLSDDAAYLSGVTIDINGASYFH, from the coding sequence ATGAACCGCAAGAGAGTGCTGGTTACCGGCTCTTCCCGAGGGATCGGCCGAGGAATCGCCACCCGTTTGGCCGCCGATGGATGGGCGGTCGCGCTTCACTACACGGCGCACCGAGAAGAGGCGGAGAAAACCGCCGAGGCGATCCAGGCAATCGGCGTCTATCAGGCCGACCTATCGGATCCGGCTAACGCGCAGCGCCTATTCGACGCTGTCGTCGCCGACGGCGAGCTTCACGCGGTGGTCAATAATGCCGGCGCTTACATTCAGCAGTCGTTCCTCGCCGAAGAAGAGGATTTTTCGCGGGAGTATCGCCGGCTGATGGCGCTCAACCTCGAGTCGCCGGTCCGCCTAATGCGCGCGGCCGGAAAGCTATTTGCGTCGCGAGGGGGCGGAAAGATCTTGAACGTGGCGAGCCGGGTCGGGTTCAAGGGGGAGGCGATGGCCTCCATCTACGCGGCATCCAAGGCGGGGCTGATCAACTTTACGCGGAGCTTGGCGGTGGAGCTGGCGCCGCAGAACGTCGGCGTCTTCGGGATCGCACCGGCTTGGACCGACACCGTCATGGCGCGGGAGGGAATGGATAAGCGGCAGAGCGAGGTACTCGCTACGCTTCCGCTAGGACGGATGGCGACCCCTGCCGATTGCGCCGCTTGCGCTTCGTTCCTGTTGTCTGACGATGCGGCTTACCTGAGCGGCGTCACCATCGACATTAACGGCGCCAGCTACTTCCACTAA
- a CDS encoding M61 family metallopeptidase: MHRRIATLALIFVASVGRADLTYRVLPKPATGRLVVMIEIPTRGGETTLQMPRWSPGAYVLSEPGKNVQDFRASDENGVSLPVTNVDPSTWRIGAGKGTIQVVYSVPGTLADETIHYSGSSTYMYVVARKQERCHLRLEIPGDWRVAVGLDPESGGNAYGAKSYDVLADNPVTMGHFLEDHYTSAGRDHTIAMRNPAKSKVDRAHLIKAAKFVSDMQSDFFGGAPYHKYVWHFGVTDRADGAGGLEHLSSTQISLAAGVGPVTVGVMSHEFFHLWNVKRIRSRPLGPFDYQNLPQTGALWWLEGATDYFAHLLLNRYGWFDGAEIRQQIVRNLDRQRARPARMEISPYMASYRVREANGGRGNSDGFQVSYYDTGFLCALCLDTEILSQTGGRRSLDDVERNLWKLCRDDKPGFQEGEIRNQCVLVGGPAMGAFYDRVVMTPGELPVEAQLAKIGLRLTKATEAFADFGFSAIPSAQDKGFLVQGEPRSWDGLKSGDLIVEINGAPVNQDSPFALAGAYRTATEKLKSGDVMKLKIRRGTDELTVTRNVTEGSRPISKVEEDPSATAAAKRLYAIWIAKKR, from the coding sequence ATGCATCGTCGCATCGCCACGCTTGCCCTGATTTTCGTCGCCTCGGTCGGCCGTGCCGACCTTACTTACCGAGTTCTCCCCAAACCGGCCACCGGACGGCTCGTCGTGATGATCGAGATTCCCACCCGTGGCGGGGAGACGACCCTTCAGATGCCGAGGTGGTCGCCCGGCGCTTACGTTCTTTCCGAGCCGGGAAAGAACGTCCAGGATTTTCGCGCGAGCGATGAAAACGGCGTCAGTCTGCCAGTGACCAACGTCGACCCCTCGACTTGGCGAATCGGCGCGGGTAAGGGGACCATCCAGGTGGTCTATTCCGTTCCCGGCACCCTTGCCGACGAGACGATCCATTACTCGGGTTCGTCCACGTACATGTATGTCGTGGCTCGAAAGCAGGAGCGGTGCCATCTCAGGTTGGAGATCCCCGGGGACTGGCGGGTCGCCGTCGGCTTAGACCCGGAGTCCGGCGGCAATGCTTATGGAGCGAAGAGCTACGACGTGCTGGCGGACAACCCTGTGACGATGGGTCACTTTCTCGAGGATCACTACACTTCCGCGGGCCGCGACCATACGATCGCGATGCGGAACCCGGCCAAGTCAAAGGTCGACCGGGCTCACCTGATCAAAGCCGCCAAATTTGTCTCAGACATGCAATCCGACTTCTTTGGCGGCGCGCCGTACCACAAGTATGTCTGGCACTTCGGAGTCACCGACCGGGCCGACGGCGCGGGGGGCCTGGAGCACCTCAGCAGCACCCAGATCTCGCTGGCGGCCGGTGTCGGCCCGGTAACGGTCGGCGTGATGTCGCACGAGTTCTTTCACCTTTGGAACGTCAAGCGGATTCGTAGCCGTCCGCTCGGTCCGTTCGACTATCAGAATCTGCCGCAAACCGGGGCTCTCTGGTGGTTGGAAGGGGCGACGGATTACTTCGCGCACCTCCTTCTCAACCGGTACGGCTGGTTCGACGGAGCCGAAATCCGGCAGCAGATCGTTAGGAATCTCGACCGTCAACGAGCAAGGCCGGCCCGGATGGAAATCTCACCCTACATGGCCAGCTATAGGGTTCGAGAGGCGAACGGCGGACGCGGTAACAGCGACGGGTTCCAAGTGAGCTATTACGACACGGGATTCCTTTGCGCTCTTTGCCTCGATACCGAGATCCTGAGCCAAACCGGTGGCCGCCGCTCGTTGGATGACGTGGAACGGAACCTATGGAAGCTATGCCGCGACGACAAGCCAGGATTCCAAGAAGGTGAGATCCGTAACCAGTGCGTTCTGGTCGGCGGACCCGCGATGGGCGCATTCTACGACCGGGTGGTGATGACGCCCGGCGAGCTGCCGGTGGAGGCTCAGTTGGCGAAGATCGGCCTTCGCCTGACTAAAGCAACGGAGGCGTTCGCCGATTTCGGCTTCTCCGCCATCCCGAGCGCCCAGGACAAGGGATTCCTGGTTCAGGGCGAGCCGCGCAGTTGGGATGGGCTGAAGTCCGGCGATTTGATCGTCGAAATCAACGGCGCTCCGGTCAACCAAGACTCTCCGTTCGCCTTGGCGGGAGCCTATCGAACCGCGACGGAGAAACTGAAGTCTGGGGACGTCATGAAGCTGAAGATCAGGCGAGGAACGGACGAGCTGACCGTGACCCGCAACGTCACCGAAGGCTCACGGCCGATCAGCAAGGTCGAAGAAGATCCGAGCGCTACCGCGGCGGCGAAGCGGCTCTACGCGATCTGGATCGCGAAGAAGAGATAG